A stretch of the uncultured Trichococcus sp. genome encodes the following:
- a CDS encoding nuclease-related domain-containing protein encodes MAYKEREKPRMLCIYEALAKRMRLGPGDQYYLLHMDGGFGGECGLDVHTDALDSRCLVLNDLQLRHNRVSIQIDTLVICPDKLLVYETKNHKGDHLWGPLTFRKPSGATMENPSLQLNRTMARLGVLLAELKIEMPIEGFVVFINPEFNLLSNRKIEEYLLPGQIPRHFQNFRVKGAIGPEQQRLADALVRMHNPRHFAEELPEIDYAKLRKELFCLDCGSAVRLDGIKSVYCPVCKKRRRTTKTILHNIEEFRLLFPDAKVTTPRMAEWCGMDNKDRIYRVLCKNYQAVGKCHGRHYV; translated from the coding sequence ATGGCATACAAGGAACGCGAAAAGCCGCGGATGCTCTGCATTTATGAAGCGTTGGCCAAACGGATGAGATTGGGGCCGGGGGATCAGTATTATTTGTTGCATATGGATGGGGGATTCGGGGGCGAATGCGGGCTGGATGTGCACACGGATGCGTTGGATTCGCGCTGTTTGGTGCTGAATGATCTGCAGTTGCGGCACAATCGCGTTTCGATTCAGATCGATACGCTGGTGATTTGTCCCGATAAACTTTTGGTGTACGAAACGAAAAACCACAAAGGGGATCATCTGTGGGGGCCGCTGACATTCCGGAAGCCAAGTGGTGCCACGATGGAAAATCCGTCGCTTCAGCTGAATCGGACGATGGCAAGGTTGGGGGTGCTGCTTGCGGAGCTGAAGATCGAGATGCCGATTGAAGGCTTCGTTGTTTTCATCAACCCCGAGTTCAATTTGCTGAGTAATCGTAAAATTGAGGAATACCTGCTTCCCGGGCAGATTCCGCGTCATTTTCAGAATTTCCGGGTGAAGGGAGCGATTGGGCCGGAGCAACAGCGGCTGGCGGATGCGTTGGTCCGGATGCACAATCCGCGCCATTTTGCCGAGGAGTTGCCGGAAATCGACTACGCGAAGCTGCGGAAAGAGTTGTTTTGCCTGGATTGCGGTTCGGCGGTGCGCCTTGATGGGATCAAGTCGGTCTATTGTCCGGTTTGCAAAAAAAGGAGGCGGACGACGAAAACGATTCTGCACAATATCGAGGAGTTCCGGCTGCTTTTTCCGGATGCGAAAGTGACGACGCCGCGGATGGCCGAGTGGTGCGGGATGGACAATAAGGATCGGATTTATCGGGTTCTCTGCAAGAACTATCAAGCTGTGGGAAAATGCCACGGACGCCATTATGTATAA
- a CDS encoding flavodoxin has translation MSSALIVYASLTGNTEEIADIVADQLEALGVDVEVKECTQVAPEDFLEYDMNIIATYTYGTDGDLPDEFMDFYEEMEDVDFTGKIAGVVGSGDTFYEFYCKAVDDFEAQFKKFGATIGAENVKIDLNAEEEDIANLQKFSEAMVAALNK, from the coding sequence ATGTCATCAGCATTGATCGTATACGCAAGTTTGACAGGAAATACCGAAGAAATCGCCGATATCGTCGCAGACCAATTGGAAGCGTTGGGCGTGGATGTGGAAGTTAAGGAATGTACGCAAGTCGCACCGGAGGACTTTTTGGAATATGACATGAACATCATCGCGACCTACACATACGGAACGGACGGCGACCTGCCCGACGAATTCATGGACTTCTACGAAGAGATGGAAGACGTCGATTTCACAGGCAAAATCGCGGGTGTCGTCGGCTCCGGCGACACGTTCTATGAATTTTACTGCAAAGCAGTCGATGATTTCGAAGCGCAATTCAAGAAATTCGGCGCGACAATCGGCGCAGAAAATGTCAAAATCGATTTGAACGCCGAGGAAGAAGACATCGCCAACCTGCAGAAGTTCTCTGAAGCGATGGTAGCGGCGCTGAACAAATAA
- a CDS encoding CoA-disulfide reductase — MKRKIVIIGGVAGGATAAARLRRLNEEDEIVIFEKGEYISFANCGLPYHIGGVIQERDNLLLETVGGMAKKFNIGIKNFSEVVKINRGKKTITVKHVITGATTEESYDKLIISTGAKPIKPAITGIEEAQNVFTLRNIPDMDKIKAYITEHQVKRATVIGGGFIGLEMMENLWELGIHVSLVEMSDQVMAPIDFEMAQSVHAHIDMHNVNLILSDGVKAFEENGSKVRLNSGKVLDTDMTILSIGVTPENELATDAELETGFRGAIVVNDQLQTSDPDIFAVGDVIEVTDFVNGSPTVVPLAWPANRQGRLVADHLNGMDVRYKGTMGTSVAKVFELTVAAAGNSEKTLKRCGTDYKVVHIHPNSHAGYYPGASPLDIKLLFGLDGKILGVQAVGMEGVEKRVDVIATAMKLGATVYDLPDLELAYAPPYSSAKDPANIAGYAASNLLEGKVDSFQWHEVDGLIASGAFFLDVREDFELATGVLGNAYTIPLGDIRARMSELPKDKTIHVFCQVGHRGYNAARILMQNGFTVKNLDGGYKTYKQANTVLNYKEEAPEEAVHVEPTHAKPAQPVGNTIQVDACGLQCPGPILKVKENMDKMVDGQELIIEASDFGFLADIAAWTKNTGNTLLSKEIDGKIVRAHVAKGKAGAAAPAALTGFNQAALAAQAAQAPVLQETKDGATMVVFSGDLDKALASFIIANGAAAYGKQVTMFFTFWGLNVIKRPEKVSVAKRGMEKMFDIMLPNHAGQLPISKMNMGGMGSKMIQAVMKQKNVDPLPVMIAQAQKMGVKMVACTMSMDIMGIKEEEIIEGVDFGGVATYIGDTMDANLNLFI, encoded by the coding sequence ATGAAACGTAAAATTGTGATCATCGGCGGCGTAGCCGGCGGAGCGACTGCAGCGGCACGCTTGAGAAGATTGAATGAAGAGGATGAAATCGTCATCTTCGAAAAGGGTGAATACATTTCTTTCGCGAACTGCGGCTTGCCATACCACATCGGCGGCGTAATCCAAGAACGCGATAACTTGTTGTTGGAGACTGTCGGCGGCATGGCGAAGAAATTCAACATCGGCATCAAGAACTTCAGCGAAGTCGTGAAGATCAACCGCGGCAAAAAGACCATCACGGTGAAACACGTTATAACAGGCGCTACAACTGAAGAAAGCTACGACAAGTTGATCATCTCGACCGGCGCGAAGCCGATCAAACCGGCCATCACCGGCATCGAGGAAGCGCAAAACGTCTTCACCTTGCGCAACATCCCGGATATGGACAAGATCAAAGCTTACATCACTGAGCACCAAGTCAAACGCGCTACGGTCATCGGCGGCGGCTTCATTGGCTTGGAAATGATGGAAAACCTGTGGGAACTGGGCATCCATGTATCCTTGGTGGAAATGAGCGACCAGGTCATGGCACCGATCGACTTCGAAATGGCGCAATCCGTGCATGCGCATATCGATATGCATAACGTCAACCTGATCTTGAGCGACGGCGTCAAAGCCTTCGAAGAGAATGGTTCGAAAGTCCGCTTGAACAGCGGCAAAGTCCTCGACACCGACATGACGATCCTTTCGATCGGCGTGACGCCGGAAAACGAATTGGCGACCGATGCCGAGCTGGAAACAGGCTTCCGCGGTGCGATCGTCGTGAACGACCAGCTGCAGACATCCGATCCGGATATCTTCGCGGTTGGGGACGTCATCGAAGTGACCGACTTCGTCAACGGCAGCCCGACTGTTGTTCCGTTGGCTTGGCCAGCGAACCGTCAAGGACGCTTGGTGGCTGACCACCTGAACGGCATGGATGTCCGCTACAAAGGCACGATGGGAACTTCCGTGGCGAAAGTCTTCGAATTGACAGTGGCGGCAGCCGGAAACAGCGAGAAAACCTTGAAACGTTGCGGCACCGACTATAAAGTGGTCCACATTCATCCGAACTCCCATGCCGGTTATTACCCAGGGGCTTCGCCATTGGACATCAAATTGTTGTTCGGCCTGGACGGCAAAATCCTGGGCGTGCAGGCAGTCGGGATGGAAGGCGTGGAAAAACGCGTCGACGTGATCGCGACAGCCATGAAATTGGGCGCGACCGTCTACGATTTGCCGGATTTGGAATTGGCATACGCACCACCGTATTCATCCGCAAAAGATCCAGCCAACATCGCAGGCTACGCAGCTTCCAACCTGTTGGAAGGCAAAGTCGATTCGTTCCAGTGGCATGAAGTCGACGGCCTGATCGCAAGCGGCGCGTTCTTCCTGGACGTCCGCGAAGACTTCGAGTTGGCGACCGGCGTGCTGGGCAATGCCTACACGATTCCGTTGGGCGATATCCGCGCGCGCATGAGTGAATTGCCGAAAGACAAAACGATCCATGTGTTCTGCCAAGTCGGCCACCGCGGCTACAACGCAGCCCGCATCCTGATGCAGAACGGCTTCACCGTCAAGAACCTGGACGGCGGCTACAAAACTTACAAACAAGCGAACACTGTTTTAAATTATAAAGAAGAAGCGCCGGAAGAAGCGGTGCATGTGGAACCGACACACGCGAAGCCAGCCCAACCAGTTGGCAACACGATCCAAGTAGATGCCTGCGGACTGCAGTGCCCGGGTCCGATCCTGAAAGTCAAAGAGAACATGGACAAGATGGTCGACGGTCAGGAACTGATCATCGAAGCATCCGACTTCGGCTTCCTGGCGGACATCGCTGCCTGGACGAAGAACACCGGCAACACGCTGCTTTCGAAAGAAATCGACGGCAAGATCGTCCGCGCGCACGTGGCGAAAGGCAAAGCGGGCGCAGCAGCACCTGCAGCACTAACCGGCTTCAACCAAGCGGCCTTGGCAGCCCAAGCGGCACAAGCACCTGTCCTGCAGGAAACAAAAGACGGCGCCACGATGGTCGTCTTCAGCGGTGACTTGGACAAAGCCTTGGCATCCTTCATCATCGCCAACGGAGCGGCGGCTTACGGCAAACAAGTGACGATGTTCTTCACTTTCTGGGGCTTGAACGTTATCAAACGTCCGGAAAAAGTCAGCGTAGCCAAACGCGGCATGGAAAAAATGTTCGACATCATGCTGCCGAACCACGCCGGCCAACTGCCAATCTCGAAAATGAACATGGGCGGCATGGGCTCGAAAATGATCCAAGCCGTCATGAAACAGAAAAACGTTGACCCATTGCCGGTCATGATCGCCCAAGCCCAAAAAATGGGCGTCAAAATGGTCGCCTGCACCATGTCCATGGACATCATGGGCATCAAAGAAGAGGAAATCATCGAAGGCGTAGACTTCGGCGGTGTAGCAACTTACATCGGCGATACGATGGATGCGAACTTGAACCTGTTCATCTAA